The Pseudophryne corroboree isolate aPseCor3 chromosome 2, aPseCor3.hap2, whole genome shotgun sequence genome has a segment encoding these proteins:
- the LOC135049824 gene encoding uncharacterized protein LOC135049824, translating to MDDATADVILRDILNKPDYCHNTSIQNSNVVDEQPFFPHATGGRAKTFEYKADDAVAMRYAPTIPSGCDTVAQIPRLSTSGKISKRTTAAETESHQFAAADDAVARRYAPLIPTVSDTCAQIHRPSTSGKISKRTTAAEAENHQFVTPAIVHKDVARSSVMAVHNGCIVPNKRKPARPRTNERSHNSTFTDLKRKLSYSENDKPQRRRIALQTVSCVSNDVAVTSKHTAFNTADRDVAGNTKTVKVKRASRLSRSNVKQLSQSAVITIPDTQVCSETETRHIAGIGLLSNIDSRSNVKQLSQSDVITITDTQDCSETETRHIAGNPVISDIDDINGQELITNCVESTTQDPQNSSDEVLSAVAGIPGDTTTVDCVTSMPNIFTTTALVHASADACVPARGLAPDIVDECQNSEQLGQDAEIQFYALLGKIREDVENMGVKAGYLLKHIKGVCHGSKCKQDIVKEVVETYMNVMSKYIDRSVKTTEFIKANIHHFAEINETDP from the exons atggatgatgcgacggctgatgttattctacgggatatattgaacaaacctgattattgtcacaacacatctatacagaacagcaatgttgttgatgagcaaccgtttttcccacacgcgacagggggtcgtgctaaaacattcgaatataaagcag atgacgctgtagcaatgcgttatgcgccgacgataccatcaggatgtgatacagtagcgcaaataccccgtcttagtacaagcgggaaaatatcaaaacgcacaaccgccgctgaaacggaaagccatcaattcgcagcagcag atgatgctgtagcaagacgctatgctcctttgataccaacagtcagtgatacatgcgcgcagatacacagacctagtacaagcgggaaaatatcaaaacgcacaaccgccgctgaagcggagaaccatcaattcgtaacgccggcaattgtacataaggacgttgctaggtcatcagttatggctgtgcataacggctgtatcgtcccgaacaaacgaaagccagctcgaccaagaacgaatgagagaagtcataattcaacatttacagatctgaaaagaaaattgtcatattccgaaaatgataagccgcaacggagaaggatcgcgttacaaactgtatcatgcgtaagtaatgatgttgctgtaacatcaaaacacacagcgtttaacactgcagaccgggatgtcgctggtaatacaaagactgtaaaggttaagagggcatcgcgtctctcaagaagtaatgttaagcaattgtcgcaatccgctgtaatcacaattccagatacacaggtttgttctgaaacagaaacaagacacatagcaggcattggtttgttatcaaatattgactcaagaagtaatgttaagcaattgtcgcaatccgatgtcatcactattaccgatacacaggattgctctgaaacagaaacaagacacatagccggtaatcctgtgatatcagatattgatgacataaatgggcaagagcttattacaaactgtgtagagtcaacgacacaagatccgcagaatagttctgatgaagtattatcagccgttgcaggaatacctggtgatactacaacggttgattgtgtaacatcaatgcccaatatttttacaacgacagccctggtacacgcatcggctgatgcttgtgtaccggcgcgagggctagcgcccgacatagttgatgaatgtcaaaattcagaacaattaggccaagacgctgaaatacaattttacgcgctgttgggtaagatacgggaagatgttgagaacatgggcgtaaaagccggatacttgttaaaacacattaaaggtgtgtgccacggtagtaaatgtaaacaagacattgttaaagaagttgttgagacgtatatgaatgtcatgtcaaaatacatagatcggtcggttaagaccactgaatttattaaagccaacatacatcattttgcagaaataaatgaaactgatccgtga